A genomic region of Tsukamurella pulmonis contains the following coding sequences:
- a CDS encoding DUF1801 domain-containing protein produces the protein MTSDWRERTVEQIRSLILEAEPDTVEEVKWRKPSNPDGVPTFSLGGLLCTVETYKDKVKVTFAKGASFDDPAGLFNASLDAGTRRAIDIREADALDEPAFRDLITRAAAVNRA, from the coding sequence ATGACCAGCGATTGGCGGGAGCGCACCGTCGAGCAGATCCGCAGCCTCATCCTCGAGGCGGAGCCGGACACCGTCGAAGAGGTGAAGTGGCGCAAGCCCTCCAACCCCGATGGGGTGCCCACGTTCTCGCTCGGCGGTCTTCTGTGCACGGTCGAGACCTACAAGGACAAGGTGAAGGTCACCTTCGCCAAGGGCGCCTCGTTCGACGACCCCGCCGGGCTGTTCAACGCCAGCCTCGACGCAGGAACCCGGCGCGCCATCGACATCCGCGAGGCCGACGCGCTCGACGAGCCGGCCTTCCGCGACCTCATCACCCGCGCGGCCGCCGTCAATCGGGCCTGA
- the yidC gene encoding membrane protein insertase YidC, with protein sequence MLDVVYYPISAVLWAWHRVFGAVLGADNGFAWALSVVFLVFTVRAFLFWPGLVSARTGRRMQKMRPQLDALRTEHGKDTQKLAAEMQKLQREHGVRPLLGCLPALVQIPVFFGLYHVLRSFNRTGTGVGQLGLTPEQNASTANYVFSAHDVQSFLSARLFGAPISVSMSSSDTVLASFGQFGGVPSLATIAAVAIPLMLIACLATHLNARFSLRHQVTDTPNAMQAGMMRNLMLWVMPVGSIIAGPILPIAILLYWVANNIWTYGQQHAVHAMLGREEQGRVAALR encoded by the coding sequence ATGCTCGATGTCGTCTACTACCCGATCTCCGCCGTCCTCTGGGCCTGGCACCGCGTCTTCGGCGCGGTCCTGGGCGCCGACAACGGCTTCGCCTGGGCCCTGTCCGTGGTGTTCCTGGTCTTCACCGTCCGCGCATTCCTGTTCTGGCCCGGCCTGGTCTCCGCACGGACCGGACGCCGGATGCAGAAGATGCGGCCACAGCTCGACGCGCTGCGCACCGAGCACGGCAAGGACACGCAGAAGCTCGCGGCGGAGATGCAGAAGCTGCAGCGCGAGCACGGCGTCCGGCCGCTGCTCGGCTGCCTGCCCGCCCTGGTGCAGATCCCGGTGTTCTTCGGGCTCTACCACGTGCTCCGCTCGTTCAACCGCACCGGAACCGGCGTCGGCCAGCTCGGCCTCACACCGGAACAGAACGCATCGACGGCGAACTACGTCTTCTCCGCGCACGACGTGCAGTCGTTCCTCAGCGCCCGCCTCTTCGGTGCCCCGATCTCCGTCTCTATGTCCAGCTCCGACACGGTGCTCGCGTCGTTCGGTCAGTTCGGCGGCGTGCCGAGTCTCGCGACCATCGCAGCCGTCGCGATCCCACTGATGCTGATCGCCTGCCTGGCGACGCATCTCAACGCTCGGTTCTCCCTGCGCCACCAGGTGACCGACACTCCGAACGCGATGCAGGCCGGCATGATGCGCAATCTGATGCTGTGGGTGATGCCCGTGGGCAGCATCATCGCCGGCCCGATCCTGCCGATCGCGATCCTGCTCTACTGGGTCGCGAACAACATCTGGACGTACGGGCAGCAGCACGCGGTCCACGCGATGCTCGGGCGCGAAGAGCAGGGGAGGGTCGCTGCGCTGAGGTAA
- a CDS encoding VOC family protein: protein MAITLENVAIAVRDLDATIAFFTDLGLTVIGRQTVSGEWTDTAVGLDGNHAKIAMLQTPDGRGHVELFEYLHPDAIETEPTLPNEIGMHRIAFSVDDLDESLAIAAKHGCFPLRGIGTYEGVYKLTYVRGPSGIIVMLAQAIARD from the coding sequence ATGGCCATCACACTCGAGAACGTCGCGATCGCGGTCCGTGACCTGGACGCGACGATCGCGTTCTTCACCGACCTGGGGCTCACCGTCATCGGCCGCCAGACGGTCAGCGGCGAATGGACGGACACCGCCGTCGGCCTCGACGGCAATCACGCGAAGATCGCGATGCTCCAGACGCCCGACGGCCGCGGCCACGTGGAGCTGTTCGAGTACCTCCACCCGGACGCGATCGAGACCGAGCCGACGCTGCCCAACGAGATCGGCATGCACCGGATCGCCTTCTCCGTCGATGATCTCGACGAGTCACTGGCGATCGCCGCGAAGCACGGGTGCTTCCCCCTGCGCGGAATCGGGACGTACGAGGGCGTCTACAAGCTGACGTACGTGCGCGGCCCGAGCGGCATCATCGTCATGCTCGCCCAGGCCATCGCCCGGGACTGA
- a CDS encoding NAD(P)H-quinone oxidoreductase has protein sequence MRAIVVDTEGNLVVDEVPTPAPASGEVLVRIEAAGINRADLLQRQGLYPPPPGITDVMGMEVSGTVVALGPEVDGPAVGDEVCALIAGGGYAEYAVVPATQLLPIPAGISLIDAAALPEVASTVWSTIVMDAGLTAGELLLVHGGGSGIGTHAIQVAKALGARVAVTVGSEGKAQRCRELGADIVINYREQDFAAELAGQVDVILDIMGGSYLPRNVDALGVGGRLVIIGMQGGLTGEVNVGALIGKRARVIGLNVRNRPLTGPGSKAEIVAAVAANEWPFVERGLIAPVISARLPLAEAEQGQALLESKDSVGKVLLLPREV, from the coding sequence ATGCGCGCGATCGTCGTCGACACGGAGGGGAATCTCGTCGTCGACGAGGTGCCCACTCCCGCACCCGCCTCCGGCGAGGTCCTCGTCCGGATCGAGGCGGCGGGGATCAATCGTGCCGACCTGCTGCAACGGCAGGGCCTCTACCCGCCCCCGCCCGGCATCACCGACGTGATGGGGATGGAGGTGTCCGGCACCGTCGTCGCGCTGGGCCCCGAGGTCGACGGGCCCGCCGTGGGCGACGAGGTGTGCGCACTGATCGCCGGAGGGGGCTACGCGGAGTACGCCGTCGTCCCCGCGACCCAGTTGCTGCCGATCCCTGCCGGCATTTCCCTGATCGACGCGGCGGCGCTGCCGGAGGTCGCGAGCACCGTCTGGTCGACGATCGTCATGGATGCCGGCCTCACGGCGGGCGAGCTGCTGCTCGTGCACGGCGGCGGCAGCGGGATCGGCACGCACGCGATCCAGGTCGCGAAGGCGCTCGGCGCGCGGGTCGCCGTCACTGTCGGCTCGGAGGGCAAGGCGCAGCGGTGCCGCGAGCTCGGCGCCGACATCGTCATCAACTACCGCGAACAGGATTTCGCGGCCGAGCTCGCGGGCCAGGTGGATGTGATCCTCGACATCATGGGCGGCAGCTACCTGCCGCGGAACGTCGACGCGTTGGGCGTCGGCGGGCGGCTCGTCATCATCGGCATGCAGGGCGGCCTCACCGGAGAGGTGAACGTGGGCGCGCTCATCGGTAAGCGAGCGAGGGTGATCGGGCTCAACGTCCGCAACCGCCCTCTGACCGGGCCCGGTTCGAAGGCGGAGATCGTCGCCGCCGTGGCCGCGAACGAGTGGCCGTTCGTCGAGCGCGGGCTCATCGCCCCGGTGATCTCGGCGCGCCTGCCCCTCGCCGAAGCCGAGCAGGGACAGGCCCTACTCGAGTCGAAGGATTCCGTCGGCAAGGTCCTCCTCCTACCGCGGGAAGTCTGA
- a CDS encoding HIT family protein → MTDATEGGAHDAHTDFGVGDGDESIERLWTPYRMRYLVDSPPVPEGSTAFLEIPKLADEDGLIVARGEHCYVVLNLFPYNPGHCMVVPYRQVADLEELTDDEAFELIKLTQKTIRVIKRISRPAAFNVGFNLGRAGGGSIAEHLHQHIVPRWPGDANYITVLSGTKVMPQLLGQTRALMAKAWEEV, encoded by the coding sequence ATGACGGACGCCACCGAGGGCGGCGCGCACGACGCTCACACCGACTTCGGCGTCGGGGACGGCGACGAGTCGATCGAACGGCTCTGGACGCCGTACCGGATGCGGTACCTCGTCGATTCCCCTCCCGTCCCCGAGGGCAGTACGGCCTTCCTCGAGATCCCCAAGCTGGCGGACGAGGACGGGCTGATCGTGGCCCGCGGCGAGCACTGCTACGTGGTGCTCAACCTGTTCCCGTACAACCCGGGCCACTGCATGGTGGTCCCGTACCGCCAGGTGGCCGATCTCGAGGAGCTCACCGACGACGAGGCCTTCGAGTTGATCAAGCTCACTCAGAAGACCATCCGGGTGATCAAGCGCATCTCCCGGCCGGCCGCGTTCAACGTGGGCTTCAACCTCGGTCGTGCGGGCGGTGGCTCCATCGCCGAGCACCTGCATCAGCACATCGTCCCGCGCTGGCCCGGGGATGCGAACTACATCACGGTGCTCTCGGGCACTAAGGTGATGCCGCAGCTCCTCGGACAGACCCGGGCGCTGATGGCGAAGGCCTGGGAGGAGGTCTAG
- a CDS encoding acetoacetate decarboxylase family protein, with translation MNTTVDVDLGGRTVPVPRDGLYDRFRMDTPLEEVAADPHVPGVDFFRTLPKTRVDSPIGATRTPNFYYAMSSARLTMLAPTAAIRRRLPQELTPLEVAPGLGLASVMFFRYDVCDIDFYTEAAVGVAVRPARHGGPGVADLVTALADDHLHSYVFSLPVNTEIAQVRGHDGYGFPKWVTDLDVDITAERTTARVANADGGVDVAFSARTPRQKRRASGEKVSTLTSYTRRDGAWFSTLNQTNVLASGSTVLPRGADLTLGEGRMSDDLRSLKPIRTIALDVNTGAQAALHMPVPFSVR, from the coding sequence ATGAACACCACCGTCGACGTCGATCTCGGCGGGCGCACCGTCCCCGTCCCGCGGGACGGTCTCTACGACCGTTTTCGGATGGACACCCCGCTGGAGGAGGTGGCGGCCGACCCGCACGTGCCGGGCGTCGACTTCTTCCGCACGCTCCCCAAGACCCGGGTCGACTCCCCCATCGGTGCCACGCGGACGCCGAACTTCTACTACGCCATGTCCTCCGCGCGCCTGACGATGCTGGCCCCCACCGCGGCGATCCGCCGCCGCTTGCCGCAGGAACTCACCCCGCTGGAGGTCGCCCCCGGCCTGGGGCTCGCCTCCGTCATGTTCTTCCGGTACGACGTCTGCGACATCGACTTCTACACCGAGGCCGCCGTGGGCGTCGCGGTCCGGCCCGCGCGCCACGGCGGTCCGGGAGTGGCGGATCTGGTCACCGCTCTCGCCGACGACCACCTGCACTCTTACGTCTTCTCGCTGCCGGTGAACACCGAGATCGCGCAGGTCCGCGGTCACGACGGCTACGGCTTCCCCAAGTGGGTCACCGACCTCGACGTCGACATCACGGCCGAGCGCACCACGGCGCGGGTCGCCAACGCCGACGGTGGCGTCGACGTCGCCTTCTCCGCCCGGACCCCGCGCCAGAAGCGGCGCGCGAGTGGCGAGAAGGTCTCCACCCTCACCTCGTACACCCGGCGGGACGGCGCGTGGTTCTCCACCCTCAACCAGACCAACGTCCTCGCGTCCGGCTCCACCGTCCTCCCCCGTGGCGCCGATCTCACTCTGGGCGAAGGGCGCATGTCCGACGACCTGCGATCACTGAAGCCGATTCGCACGATCGCGCTCGACGTGAACACTGGAGCCCAGGCGGCCCTGCACATGCCCGTCCCGTTCTCCGTCCGCTGA
- a CDS encoding (2Fe-2S)-binding protein: MRSDGTEPDAVVGAVEALRCGTGAPDRRVAGVLYWYALSNALAGVAAAGRDASTLTIHSGHGGWPELGERAPSDDPYGAFARRCHALIPVLAAASGASERSLWAVTTDSIASVALGATDPDAAAAEALRACGPEAPAARFEQVPGRGTVVRRGSCCLLYLCPGMTKCLSCPRQTPRERRARLA, translated from the coding sequence GTGCGATCCGACGGAACCGAACCCGACGCCGTAGTCGGCGCCGTCGAGGCGCTCCGGTGCGGCACCGGCGCGCCGGATCGGCGCGTCGCGGGCGTCCTTTACTGGTACGCCCTCTCGAACGCTCTCGCCGGCGTCGCCGCCGCCGGCCGGGACGCGTCGACGTTGACGATCCACTCGGGCCACGGCGGCTGGCCGGAGCTGGGGGAGCGGGCACCGTCGGACGACCCGTACGGCGCGTTCGCCCGCCGCTGTCACGCCCTGATCCCGGTACTCGCCGCCGCCTCGGGCGCCTCCGAGCGATCCCTCTGGGCGGTCACGACCGACTCGATCGCCTCGGTCGCCCTGGGCGCAACCGACCCGGACGCCGCCGCGGCCGAGGCGCTGCGGGCGTGCGGCCCCGAGGCCCCTGCCGCCCGGTTCGAGCAGGTGCCGGGACGCGGCACCGTCGTCCGACGGGGTTCGTGCTGCCTGTTGTACCTGTGCCCCGGGATGACCAAATGCCTGAGCTGCCCGCGGCAGACGCCGCGGGAGCGGCGGGCGCGGCTCGCCTGA
- a CDS encoding CGNR zinc finger domain-containing protein, with translation MQFDHDNMTGVRLSVDLVNLRVDGEWAEDRVAEVLREHEIRRIELDSATTAGLGDWANLLRAPFLTSTVDERCAAVNSLLDAGTAGIYLTAHDDWRPHLHFTPETESLLGRVKAVTAGGLAVFTTEAEGARLGACARAGCGRVFADTSRGGRQSYCSPRCSNTDAVRRHRRT, from the coding sequence GTGCAGTTCGACCACGACAACATGACCGGGGTGCGGCTCTCCGTCGACCTGGTGAATCTCCGGGTCGACGGGGAGTGGGCCGAGGATCGCGTCGCCGAGGTTCTGCGCGAGCACGAGATCCGGCGCATCGAACTGGATTCCGCGACGACCGCCGGGCTCGGCGACTGGGCGAACCTCCTTCGTGCGCCTTTTCTCACCTCGACCGTCGACGAGCGCTGCGCTGCGGTGAACAGTCTCCTCGACGCGGGGACCGCCGGCATCTACCTCACCGCGCACGACGACTGGCGGCCGCACCTGCACTTCACGCCGGAGACGGAATCTTTGCTCGGCCGGGTCAAGGCGGTCACCGCCGGCGGGCTCGCGGTCTTCACCACCGAGGCCGAGGGCGCGCGCCTCGGAGCCTGTGCCCGCGCCGGCTGCGGCCGGGTCTTCGCGGACACCAGTCGCGGTGGGCGGCAGTCCTACTGCTCGCCCCGCTGCTCCAACACCGACGCGGTACGCCGGCACCGTCGCACCTAG
- a CDS encoding DUF6412 domain-containing protein, translating to MIADLVRSLPRWDDLSAPWVAVVALFVAGVAMSDGAAALVGIALAVAVAALCHAWSDRDAQAPSGPATGREPDQRLRGAYRRSSMPNGAGRPRRPRAPGFAASAA from the coding sequence ATGATCGCCGACCTCGTCCGGAGCCTCCCCCGCTGGGACGATCTCTCCGCGCCGTGGGTCGCCGTGGTCGCCCTGTTCGTCGCCGGCGTCGCCATGTCCGACGGTGCCGCCGCCCTCGTCGGGATCGCCCTCGCCGTCGCCGTGGCCGCGCTCTGCCACGCCTGGTCGGATCGGGACGCGCAGGCACCGTCGGGACCGGCCACCGGACGCGAACCCGATCAACGACTCCGCGGCGCTTATCGCCGCAGTTCCATGCCCAACGGGGCCGGGCGGCCCCGTCGACCTCGAGCACCCGGCTTCGCCGCCTCCGCGGCGTAG
- a CDS encoding cysteine hydrolase family protein, whose protein sequence is MTAGHHVSAAQSALLVIDVQGTFPTIAYDADGVLARLAAVLHRARAAGALIVFTRQRFGDRIPAVVAALHPEHSDVTITKDFPDAFAETDLPDVLTRARITTVVVAGFATEACVDSTVRGANARGYQVVLLADCHTTTCERGLELMRAADVIEHHNTAWRRPSDSAPISVVRSGDLGFTVGAEPV, encoded by the coding sequence ATGACGGCTGGGCATCACGTGAGCGCGGCGCAGAGCGCCCTCCTCGTGATCGATGTCCAAGGAACCTTTCCGACGATCGCGTACGACGCCGACGGCGTCCTCGCCCGTCTCGCTGCGGTGCTGCACCGTGCCCGTGCCGCCGGCGCGCTCATCGTGTTCACCCGGCAAAGGTTCGGCGATCGGATACCGGCCGTCGTCGCGGCGCTCCACCCTGAGCACTCGGACGTGACGATCACCAAGGACTTCCCCGATGCATTCGCCGAGACCGACCTCCCGGACGTTCTCACCCGCGCCCGGATCACGACGGTCGTCGTCGCCGGGTTCGCCACGGAGGCGTGCGTCGACTCGACCGTTCGCGGTGCGAACGCGCGCGGGTACCAGGTCGTACTGCTGGCGGATTGCCACACGACGACGTGCGAGCGCGGCCTCGAACTCATGCGGGCTGCGGACGTGATCGAGCACCACAACACCGCCTGGCGCCGGCCGTCGGACTCAGCGCCGATCTCGGTCGTCCGCTCCGGGGATCTCGGCTTCACCGTTGGCGCTGAGCCGGTCTAG
- a CDS encoding acyl-CoA carboxylase subunit beta codes for MSENTQAPSNQSPEGALNDRVRAAYRAVTDEARAEKVAKQHARGKMTARERVALLANGGFHEFGALAGPGPAQQGAAPLVAPGDGVVTGIGYIDGRPAAIAAFDFTVLGGSNGATGMAKLDRCAERALLDGIPLVMLMDGGGHRMQEALDSRLAAPGSKLLLRLADLSGHVPLVAAMMGPGFGAPANISACCDFVTIVRGMGTIGISSAPLVQAATGENLTNDEIGGADLQAERGVVDVVTDTEQEAVDAIRAFLSYLPASAADEPLISAGPYEPGDTADGIDTMVPSSMRQAYDVVDVIEAIADVDTVFELKRVHARNIVTAFARIDGRPVGVVANQPRFHAGALDANACEKAAHFIAVCDTFGLPLLILIDLPGFLVGAGAEETNLVRRSARLGYELAAATVPRFVIVTRKAYGAAYIAMGGGRSIEADLSLAWPTAEICAIPIESAVDLAFRSQYEAAPDPAKARGDLITLFQANVDPLLAADGFGIDDVVLPSATRPMLAEALGRVRRRPPRVPQKRRSISPI; via the coding sequence GTGAGCGAGAACACGCAGGCACCGTCGAATCAGAGCCCCGAGGGGGCGCTGAACGACCGCGTTCGTGCCGCCTACCGGGCGGTCACCGACGAGGCACGCGCCGAGAAGGTCGCGAAGCAGCACGCCCGCGGGAAGATGACCGCCCGCGAACGGGTAGCGCTGCTCGCGAACGGCGGGTTCCACGAGTTCGGCGCCCTCGCTGGGCCAGGCCCGGCGCAGCAGGGCGCCGCTCCCCTGGTCGCGCCCGGCGACGGCGTGGTGACCGGCATCGGTTACATCGACGGGCGTCCCGCGGCGATCGCGGCCTTCGACTTCACCGTGCTCGGCGGTAGCAACGGCGCCACCGGCATGGCGAAGCTCGACCGGTGCGCCGAGCGCGCCCTGCTCGACGGCATCCCTCTCGTCATGCTCATGGACGGTGGCGGCCACCGCATGCAGGAGGCGCTCGACTCGCGGCTCGCCGCACCGGGATCGAAGCTGCTGCTACGGCTGGCCGACCTGTCCGGCCACGTGCCGCTCGTCGCCGCGATGATGGGCCCGGGCTTCGGCGCGCCCGCGAACATCTCGGCGTGCTGCGACTTCGTCACCATCGTGCGCGGCATGGGCACCATCGGGATCTCGTCGGCGCCGCTGGTTCAGGCCGCGACGGGCGAGAACCTCACCAACGACGAGATCGGCGGCGCCGACCTGCAGGCCGAGCGCGGCGTGGTCGACGTGGTGACCGATACCGAACAGGAAGCGGTGGACGCGATCCGCGCCTTCCTCAGCTACCTCCCGGCCTCCGCCGCCGACGAGCCGTTGATCTCGGCCGGCCCGTACGAGCCCGGGGACACCGCGGACGGGATCGACACAATGGTGCCGTCGTCGATGCGGCAGGCCTACGACGTGGTGGACGTCATCGAGGCGATCGCGGACGTCGACACGGTCTTCGAGCTCAAGCGCGTTCACGCGCGGAACATCGTGACCGCCTTCGCGCGGATCGACGGCCGCCCGGTGGGCGTGGTCGCCAACCAGCCGCGCTTCCACGCCGGCGCTCTCGATGCGAACGCGTGCGAGAAGGCGGCGCACTTCATCGCCGTATGCGACACCTTCGGGCTGCCGCTGCTGATCCTCATCGACCTGCCCGGTTTTCTGGTCGGCGCGGGCGCCGAGGAGACGAACCTCGTGCGGCGCAGCGCCCGTCTGGGTTACGAGTTGGCGGCGGCGACGGTCCCGCGCTTCGTCATCGTCACCCGTAAGGCCTACGGCGCGGCGTACATCGCGATGGGCGGCGGCCGCAGCATCGAGGCCGATCTCTCCTTGGCGTGGCCCACCGCGGAGATCTGTGCGATCCCCATCGAGAGCGCGGTCGACCTCGCGTTCCGCTCGCAGTACGAGGCGGCGCCCGATCCGGCGAAGGCGCGCGGCGATCTCATCACGCTGTTCCAGGCGAACGTCGATCCGCTGCTCGCGGCCGACGGTTTCGGCATCGACGACGTGGTGCTCCCGTCGGCGACGCGGCCGATGCTCGCGGAGGCGCTGGGCCGGGTTCGGCGGCGCCCGCCGCGGGTGCCGCAGAAGCGCCGCTCGATCTCCCCGATCTAG
- a CDS encoding TIGR02611 family protein, with protein MHDQHKELPQTGPRAWRARIKSSAHGALAWRIAVGVIGGLVLVAGIIAIPYPGPGWLIVFAGLGILATEFEWAHRLLRFARARYDRFAEWLSRQNILVKGAFGLATCLIVLATVWLLGAAAMIAGWFGIDWAWLASPIFG; from the coding sequence ATGCACGACCAGCACAAGGAGCTGCCCCAGACGGGCCCACGCGCGTGGCGCGCACGCATCAAGTCGTCGGCGCACGGCGCCCTCGCCTGGCGGATCGCCGTCGGTGTGATCGGCGGCCTCGTGCTGGTCGCCGGCATCATCGCCATCCCGTATCCGGGCCCGGGGTGGCTGATCGTCTTCGCCGGGCTGGGCATCCTGGCCACCGAATTCGAGTGGGCGCACCGGCTCCTGCGCTTCGCCCGCGCCCGCTACGACCGCTTCGCCGAATGGCTCTCGCGGCAGAACATCCTCGTCAAGGGCGCCTTCGGCCTGGCCACTTGTCTCATCGTGCTCGCCACCGTGTGGCTGCTCGGCGCCGCAGCCATGATCGCCGGGTGGTTCGGCATCGACTGGGCCTGGCTCGCCAGTCCGATCTTCGGCTGA
- the thrS gene encoding threonine--tRNA ligase: MTRSTVSTTFVVPAGIAAGAAMRELDLPNKGPEAVVVVKTTDGTLKDLSWIPETDTEVEAVAANTEDGRSVIRHSAAHVLAQAVQDGFPGTKLGIGPPIKDGFYYDFDVAEPFTPEDLKSLEKKMKQIIKAGQRFSRRVYASKDEARAELAGEPYKLELIDDKGAADDSEVMEVGGAELTAYDNLNPRTGERIWGDLCRGPHVPTTKYIPAVKLTRSSAAYWRGDQNNADLQRVYGTAWESPEAMDEYLELLAEAEKRDHRKLGAELDLFSFPDELGSGLPVFHPKGGIIKREMEDYVRAKHIENGFEYVGTPHISKENLFHTSGHLPYYADTMFPPLHVDEERNAAGEITKQGQDYYLKAMNCPMHNLIYRSRGRSYRELPLRLFEFGSVYRYEKSGVIQGLTRVRGFAQDDSHSYVTPEQAKGEIKHLLGFVLGLLRDFGLDDFYLELSTRGDSEKFIGSDEQWAVATGILEEVCIESGLQLVPDPGGAAFYGPKVSVQAKDAIGRTWQMSTIQYDFNQPAGFNLEYTAADGTKQQPVMIHSAKFGSIERFFGVLTEHYAGAFPAWLAPEQVVGIPVAEQFGDHLETVIRKLRAEGIRAHVDHSDDRMQKKIRNHTTQKVPFMLLAGERDREAGAVSFRFRDGTQVNEVPVDEAVAKIVEWVRARRNESPTAELLGTVVTP, translated from the coding sequence ATGACTAGGAGCACTGTGAGCACCACCTTCGTCGTCCCCGCCGGCATCGCCGCCGGGGCCGCCATGCGCGAGCTGGATCTGCCCAACAAGGGGCCCGAGGCCGTCGTCGTCGTCAAGACCACGGACGGCACCCTCAAGGACCTGAGCTGGATCCCCGAGACCGACACCGAGGTCGAGGCCGTCGCGGCGAACACGGAGGACGGGCGCAGCGTGATCCGCCATTCCGCCGCCCACGTGCTGGCGCAGGCCGTGCAGGACGGGTTCCCCGGCACCAAACTGGGCATCGGCCCGCCGATCAAGGACGGCTTCTACTACGACTTCGACGTCGCCGAGCCGTTCACCCCCGAGGACCTCAAGAGCCTCGAGAAGAAGATGAAGCAGATCATCAAGGCCGGGCAGAGGTTCAGCCGCCGCGTCTACGCCAGCAAGGACGAGGCCCGCGCCGAGCTCGCCGGCGAGCCCTACAAGCTCGAGCTCATCGACGACAAGGGTGCGGCCGACGACAGCGAGGTCATGGAGGTCGGCGGCGCCGAGCTGACCGCCTACGACAACCTCAATCCCCGCACGGGCGAGCGGATCTGGGGCGATCTGTGCCGCGGCCCGCACGTGCCCACCACCAAGTACATCCCCGCGGTGAAGCTGACCCGCAGCTCTGCGGCGTACTGGCGCGGCGATCAGAACAATGCCGACCTGCAGCGCGTCTACGGCACCGCGTGGGAGTCGCCCGAGGCGATGGACGAGTACCTCGAGCTGCTCGCCGAGGCGGAGAAGCGCGACCACCGCAAGCTCGGCGCCGAGTTGGACCTGTTCAGCTTCCCGGACGAGCTGGGCTCGGGCCTGCCGGTCTTCCATCCCAAGGGCGGCATCATCAAGCGCGAGATGGAGGACTACGTCCGCGCCAAGCACATCGAGAACGGCTTCGAGTACGTGGGCACGCCCCACATCTCGAAGGAGAACCTCTTCCACACCTCGGGCCATCTGCCGTACTACGCGGACACGATGTTCCCGCCGCTGCACGTGGACGAGGAGCGCAACGCCGCGGGCGAGATCACCAAGCAGGGGCAGGACTACTACCTCAAGGCGATGAACTGCCCGATGCACAACCTGATCTACCGCTCGCGCGGTCGGTCGTACCGGGAGCTGCCGCTGCGGCTCTTCGAGTTCGGTTCCGTGTACCGCTACGAGAAGTCGGGCGTGATCCAGGGTCTGACCCGCGTGCGCGGCTTCGCCCAGGACGACTCGCACAGCTACGTGACCCCGGAGCAGGCGAAGGGGGAGATCAAGCACCTCCTGGGCTTCGTCCTCGGGCTGCTGCGCGACTTCGGTCTCGACGACTTCTACCTCGAACTGTCCACGCGCGGTGACTCCGAGAAGTTCATCGGCTCGGACGAACAGTGGGCCGTGGCGACCGGCATCCTCGAGGAGGTCTGCATCGAGTCCGGCCTGCAGTTGGTGCCGGACCCGGGCGGGGCCGCCTTCTACGGCCCCAAGGTCTCCGTGCAGGCGAAGGACGCCATCGGCCGTACCTGGCAGATGTCGACGATCCAGTACGACTTCAACCAGCCGGCCGGCTTCAATCTCGAGTACACCGCCGCGGACGGCACCAAACAGCAGCCGGTGATGATCCACTCGGCCAAGTTCGGGTCGATCGAGCGGTTCTTCGGCGTGCTCACCGAGCACTACGCCGGCGCCTTCCCCGCGTGGCTCGCCCCGGAACAGGTCGTCGGCATCCCCGTGGCGGAGCAGTTCGGCGATCACCTCGAGACGGTGATCCGCAAGCTTCGGGCCGAGGGGATCCGCGCCCACGTCGACCACAGCGACGACCGGATGCAGAAGAAGATCCGCAACCACACCACCCAGAAGGTTCCGTTCATGCTGCTAGCCGGTGAGCGCGACCGTGAGGCGGGAGCGGTGAGCTTCCGGTTCCGGGACGGGACCCAGGTCAACGAGGTGCCCGTGGACGAGGCCGTCGCGAAGATCGTCGAATGGGTGCGGGCGCGCCGCAACGAGTCGCCGACCGCCGAGCTGCTCGGCACCGTCGTCACGCCCTGA